The following proteins are encoded in a genomic region of Stigmatopora nigra isolate UIUO_SnigA chromosome 3, RoL_Snig_1.1, whole genome shotgun sequence:
- the cyb5b gene encoding cytochrome b5 type B → MGEEKAGNPINEDDRPANGEENDKSPEDGVKYYTLEDVQLHNKSNDTWLIIHDKLYDVTSFLEEHPGGEEVLLEQAGSDATESFEDVGHSTDAREMLQQYYIGELHMDDRKKEKPKDIEVTSLESSNSWTTWVIPAIAATIIGVLYRFYSSS, encoded by the exons ATGGGTGAGGAAAAAGCCGGCAACCCGATTAACGAAGATGACAGACCCGCAAATGgtgaagaaaatgacaaaagccCCGAAGATGGTGTCAAGTACTACACGTTAGAAGATGTGCAACTCCATAACAAGAGCAACGACACATGGCTCATCATTCACGACAAACTATATGATGTCACGAGTTTCCTCGAAGAG CATCCCGGAGGTGAGGAGGTGTTGCTGGAGCAGGCTGGTTCGGATGCAACAGAGAGCTTTGAAGACGTCGGTCACTCTACAGATGCCCGAGAGATGCTGCAGCAGTACTACATCGGCGAGCTTCATATG GATgacagaaaaaaggaaaagccaAAA GATATAGAAGTTACTTCATTAGAGTCCAG CAACTCGTGGACCACTTGGGTGATACCAGCCATTGCTGCGACCATCATTGGAGTCTTATATCGCTTCTACAGCTCCTCTTAA